The Psychrilyobacter atlanticus DSM 19335 genome contains a region encoding:
- the rpmJ gene encoding 50S ribosomal protein L36 codes for MKVRASVKPICDKCKVIKRHGKIRVICKSNPKHKQVQG; via the coding sequence ATGAAAGTAAGAGCATCAGTAAAGCCTATTTGCGATAAGTGTAAAGTCATCAAAAGACACGGAAAGATCAGAGTAATCTGTAAATCTAATCCTAAGCACAAGCAAGTTCAAGGGTAA